A genome region from Ficedula albicollis isolate OC2 chromosome 23, FicAlb1.5, whole genome shotgun sequence includes the following:
- the HTR1D gene encoding 5-hydroxytryptamine receptor 1D, with the protein MAQYNHSAQFSLQSSANKSLNVTDTPLSWDERTLLGLKISLSILLSVITLATILANAFVVITIFLTRKLHTPANYLIGSLAVTDLLVSVLVMPVSIVYTVTHTWAFGQLLCDIWLSSDVTCCTASILHLCVIALDRYWAITDALEYSKRRTAGRAALMVAVVWMISVSISVPPFFWRQVKAPEEIAKCAVNTDQISYTIYSTCGAFYIPTVLLLILYGRIYVAARSRILKPPPLYGKRFTTAHLIAGSAGSSLCSINASLHEGHSHADGSPIFIGHVKIKLADSVLERKRISAARERKATKTLGIILGAFIFCWLPFFVISLVVPICQDACWFHPILLDFFTWLGYLNSLINPVIYTAFNEEFKQAFQKLILFQKCSS; encoded by the coding sequence atggCTCAGTACAACCACTCAGCACAGTTCTCTCTCCAGAGCTCAGCAAATAAATCCTTAAATGTCACTGACACCCCACTGTCTTGGGATGAAAGGACACTCTTAGGGCTGAAGATTTCACTGTCCATCCTTCTGTCCGTTATAACTTTGGCAACAATCCTTGCAAACGCTTTTGTTGTCATCACCATTTTTCTGACGAGGAAGCTCCACACACCTGCGAATTACCTCATCGGCTCCCTGGCCGTGACCGACCTCTTAGTGTCCGTGCTCGTGATGCCTGTCAGCATTGTCTACACTGTCACCCACACCTGGGCCTTTGGCCAGCTGCTGTGTGACATCTGGCTGTCATCAGACGTCacctgctgcacagcctccaTCCTGCACCTGTGTGTCATCGCCCTGGACAGGTACTGGGCCATCACCGACGCCCTGGAGTACAGCAAGCGCCGCACTGCTGGCCGGGCAGCCCTCATGGTGGCCGTGGTCTGGATGATTTCTGTCAGTATCTCTGTGCCACCGTTTTTCTGGAGGCAAGTGAAAGCTCCTGAAGAAATTGCAAAGTGCGCTGTAAACACGGATCAAATTTCCTACACGATTTATTCCACTTGTGGAGCTTTCTACATCCCAACCGTGCTCCTCCTGATATTGTACGGCAGAATTTATGTAGCAGCTCGGTCCAGGATTCTGAAGCCACCCCCGTTGTATGGGAAACGTTTTACTACTGCACACCTGATTGCTGGTTCTGCAggctcctccctctgctccatcaACGCCAGCCTCCATGAAGGGCATTCCCATGCAGATGGATCCCCAATATTTATTGGTcatgttaaaataaaacttgcagATAGtgtgctggaaaggaaaagaatttctgctgccagagaaaggaaagctaCCAAAACTTTAGGCATTATTCTAGgagctttcattttctgctggctGCCTTTTTTTGTCATATCCCTAGTCGTACCAATCTGCCAAGATGCCTGTTGGTTTCATCCCATCCTACTGGACTTTTTTACCTGGTTGGGTTACCTAAACTCGTTAATCAATCCAGTCATTTATACAGcttttaatgaagaatttaaaCAGGCTTTCCAAAAACTAATACTTTTCCAGAAATGTTCCTCTTGA